In Pseudothermotoga hypogea DSM 11164 = NBRC 106472, the following are encoded in one genomic region:
- a CDS encoding NUDIX domain-containing protein, whose amino-acid sequence MEEKTIESKVVFTGRIITVKVDRVLLENDRTSFREVVLHPGAVAVLPVFENGDVVLVKQFRYPVGEVLIEVPAGKLDQGEDPEECALRELREETGIRADKVHYVGFIYTSPGFSNEKIHLYIAEQLSQSEQELDFDEIVETIRLPLKDAFKMCVEGKITDAKTIALLSIAFLKRS is encoded by the coding sequence ATGGAAGAAAAGACAATTGAGAGCAAAGTCGTTTTCACTGGTAGAATCATCACGGTCAAGGTCGATCGAGTGTTGCTCGAGAACGATCGAACTTCCTTCAGGGAGGTCGTTTTGCATCCGGGAGCGGTGGCCGTGCTCCCAGTATTTGAAAACGGCGATGTGGTTCTGGTGAAGCAGTTCAGATATCCCGTTGGGGAAGTGTTGATCGAGGTCCCGGCAGGAAAGCTGGATCAGGGTGAGGATCCAGAAGAATGTGCCCTGAGAGAACTTCGAGAAGAGACGGGTATAAGAGCGGACAAAGTTCACTACGTCGGTTTCATATACACGAGTCCCGGTTTTTCAAACGAAAAGATCCACCTTTACATTGCAGAACAGCTGAGTCAATCGGAGCAGGAACTCGACTTCGACGAGATCGTGGAGACGATCAGACTACCGTTGAAAGACGCATTCAAAATGTGTGTGGAAGGAAAGATAACGGACGCGAAGACGATCGCTCTGTTGTCCATCGCATTTTTGAAAAGGAGTTGA
- the fliS gene encoding flagellar export chaperone FliS gives MMKDQYLENAVLTASPAKLVEMLYEKSVELLKEAKELIEKELFLEANERIKRVQDIVIELNASLDMEKGGQIAESLRSLYLYMYRTLVEANIKKDIKKIDEILGYFEELLEAWRTAMKSASVDKKPQGGFSVSV, from the coding sequence ATGATGAAGGATCAGTACCTCGAGAACGCCGTGTTGACCGCCAGCCCGGCGAAGTTGGTAGAAATGCTCTACGAAAAATCCGTAGAATTGCTGAAAGAGGCGAAAGAATTGATCGAAAAAGAGCTCTTTCTGGAGGCTAACGAAAGGATCAAGAGGGTACAGGACATAGTGATAGAACTGAACGCGTCTTTGGACATGGAAAAAGGAGGCCAAATCGCCGAGTCTTTGAGGTCACTCTATCTGTACATGTACAGGACGTTGGTGGAAGCGAACATCAAGAAAGATATCAAGAAAATTGACGAAATCCTGGGATATTTCGAAGAACTGCTGGAAGCATGGAGAACAGCGATGAAGTCCGCCAGCGTCGACAAGAAACCTCAGGGGGGGTTCAGCGTCTCGGTGTGA
- a CDS encoding GNAT family N-acetyltransferase → MYETVKVSEFPTLRLLNLVNEVFEDYPLHVEWDLFSFNQDVRENSISLSDSYVFLKDDRPVGFILCCVRRSRGRIDSMGVIKEERGKGLGGKMLSFALDVLRNRGVSSVVLEVLASQEEVVKFYSKFGFRVTRRLVSMIKNVPNPRPSIRFLKTERESIHKSALEAMVRLSRRPNWQREPLTLLLSGDRYKMARVGQRLAGYVVWGKGEENAFIVDCSPINDESIYAELLEQAVNYVCQVEERSVCFVGNVPEDDPLYRAAEQAGFQPLFEQYEMLLQL, encoded by the coding sequence ATGTACGAAACGGTGAAAGTTTCCGAGTTTCCCACTTTGAGACTTTTGAACTTGGTGAACGAGGTTTTTGAAGATTATCCACTGCACGTCGAATGGGATCTGTTTTCCTTCAATCAGGACGTGCGTGAGAATTCCATCTCACTGTCTGATTCTTACGTCTTTCTTAAAGATGACAGACCCGTGGGATTCATCCTGTGCTGCGTGAGGAGAAGCAGAGGAAGAATCGACTCGATGGGTGTGATCAAGGAAGAGAGAGGAAAAGGTCTCGGTGGAAAGATGCTCTCCTTCGCACTCGATGTGCTGAGGAACAGAGGGGTTTCAAGTGTCGTGTTGGAAGTTCTCGCAAGCCAGGAAGAGGTCGTGAAGTTCTATTCGAAGTTCGGATTCAGAGTCACAAGAAGGCTCGTTTCCATGATCAAGAACGTTCCGAATCCCAGGCCATCCATCCGTTTTCTCAAGACAGAGAGAGAATCGATCCACAAGAGCGCACTCGAGGCGATGGTAAGACTTTCCAGACGACCAAACTGGCAGAGAGAACCTCTTACGCTCTTGCTTTCGGGTGACAGATACAAAATGGCCAGAGTAGGACAACGACTTGCAGGATACGTGGTGTGGGGTAAAGGTGAAGAAAACGCGTTCATCGTCGATTGCTCACCGATCAACGATGAGAGCATCTACGCAGAACTTCTCGAGCAAGCTGTGAACTACGTGTGTCAAGTCGAAGAAAGATCTGTTTGCTTCGTTGGCAACGTTCCTGAGGACGATCCACTTTATCGTGCAGCCGAGCAGGCTGGCTTTCAACCGCTCTTCGAACAGTACGAAATGTTGCTTCAACTCTGA
- a CDS encoding 2-hydroxyacid dehydrogenase, whose product MQVLFLNRLNDEWLQKMEQMKNKYPHVSFKTRQDGTLDDLLRSAHVIVTGRLSAEHIHKAENLRLIIVPMAGVNALDWHAIREKKIEVCNCHSNAFAVAERAIALALALLGRVVEYDRDLRYGVWHGYAVRGGEQDYWTSLQRKRVCIVGFGHIGQNLARLLEPFSCEIVAVKRSAPKVKDRVTSDLDWAIETSDVIFITLPLTKETKNLFNRERLFKMKGKFLINVSRGELLDEEALFESLSDGVLAGAAIDTWYVYPSSEKECVLPSRFPFNTLRNVVMSPHVGGYCPEASRGLMNETFEILEKYILTGELTNRVDPEWEY is encoded by the coding sequence GTGCAGGTCCTCTTTCTGAACAGGCTGAATGACGAATGGCTTCAAAAGATGGAGCAGATGAAAAACAAATATCCCCATGTTTCTTTCAAAACTCGTCAGGATGGAACATTGGACGATCTTCTGAGATCGGCCCACGTGATAGTGACAGGCAGACTGTCGGCTGAGCACATTCACAAAGCGGAGAACCTCCGTTTGATAATCGTTCCCATGGCGGGAGTCAACGCCTTGGACTGGCATGCGATCAGGGAGAAAAAGATAGAGGTCTGCAACTGTCATTCCAACGCTTTCGCCGTCGCCGAAAGGGCCATTGCTCTGGCTTTGGCATTGCTTGGGCGAGTTGTGGAGTACGATCGCGATTTGAGATACGGCGTCTGGCACGGTTATGCCGTGCGTGGGGGAGAACAGGACTACTGGACCAGCCTGCAGAGAAAGCGTGTGTGTATCGTGGGCTTTGGACACATCGGTCAGAACCTCGCCAGGCTTCTGGAGCCGTTCTCTTGCGAGATTGTCGCCGTGAAAAGGTCTGCACCAAAAGTGAAAGATAGAGTGACATCCGATCTGGACTGGGCGATCGAAACGAGCGATGTGATTTTCATAACGTTGCCGTTGACGAAAGAAACGAAGAACCTGTTCAACAGAGAAAGACTCTTTAAGATGAAGGGCAAGTTCTTGATCAACGTTTCTCGAGGTGAGCTTCTGGACGAAGAAGCTCTGTTCGAATCCCTAAGCGACGGTGTGCTTGCCGGCGCGGCGATCGATACTTGGTACGTGTATCCGAGTTCTGAAAAAGAGTGCGTCCTGCCCAGTAGATTTCCTTTCAACACGCTGCGTAACGTGGTGATGTCACCACACGTTGGAGGATACTGCCCTGAAGCTTCGAGGGGGTTGATGAACGAAACGTTCGAAATTCTCGAAAAGTACATCCTTACGGGCGAACTGACGAACAGGGTGGATCCAGAGTGGGAATACTGA
- a CDS encoding penicillin-binding transpeptidase domain-containing protein has product MKRSDAVLLMLLIVPFVILISRAFVLQVVEYKSHRNYVESLRIQVKSLEAPRGRILSRDGVVLAWDEETLIAHATLATDFDEVEKIVGAERKIELVLKGRLTVTQAEAIKLQRAGVYVEKKYIRKYNGMAPHVVGYVDTSRNGVAGVEKQYDTFLKGKPGYELVSVSPSGRVLGRLLTSSPLPGGDVILTIDSKLQQYAETLLRDSKTKGVILVQSVDGEILALASHPTFDPNVLASGIEPRQWDRLVNDPDAPLLNRATSALYAVGSVIKPLYAIAYLETGEDDLTIDCHGYYEYRTSSGKIAGVYKDWYAPGHGTTDLRKALRVSCNVFFYELALRLGINEMKAWADKFKISSITNIDLPGEVEGLFPDPAWKQRRYGEIWYPGDTILCGIGQGFITLTPLQILNFFNTVANRGTCYTPHVLLGTFDPNTKVMEKVESMVSYTVDVKPKTWDFLVKALVEVVSYKDGPADEGTAYQAFKGARFEVAGKTGTAEMGKAGEKPHSWFAGFSPVNKPQVVVTVLLENAGTGSEAAAPMARKILERYWELRE; this is encoded by the coding sequence TTGAAGAGGTCTGATGCCGTTCTGCTCATGCTTCTCATAGTACCCTTCGTTATCTTGATCAGCAGGGCGTTCGTGCTTCAAGTGGTTGAGTACAAATCGCACAGAAACTATGTTGAATCGCTGAGAATCCAGGTGAAAAGTTTGGAAGCACCCCGCGGACGCATTCTCAGCAGAGACGGCGTGGTTCTCGCTTGGGACGAAGAAACGTTGATCGCACACGCAACGCTGGCAACGGACTTCGACGAAGTCGAAAAAATCGTTGGCGCTGAGAGAAAGATAGAACTCGTGCTCAAGGGCCGGCTTACCGTCACACAGGCTGAGGCTATCAAACTTCAGCGCGCTGGCGTCTACGTAGAAAAGAAATACATAAGAAAGTACAACGGAATGGCACCGCATGTGGTTGGTTACGTGGACACATCTCGAAACGGTGTTGCTGGCGTGGAAAAACAGTACGATACATTTCTGAAGGGCAAGCCAGGTTATGAGCTGGTCAGTGTTTCTCCATCCGGCAGGGTTCTGGGAAGGTTGCTCACCTCTTCGCCACTCCCTGGAGGGGATGTAATTTTGACGATAGATTCGAAACTTCAACAGTATGCAGAAACGCTCCTTCGTGATTCAAAAACCAAAGGCGTGATACTGGTTCAGTCGGTGGACGGTGAGATCCTCGCGCTGGCATCGCACCCAACTTTTGATCCAAACGTTCTTGCCAGTGGCATCGAACCGAGGCAGTGGGACAGGCTCGTTAACGATCCCGATGCACCACTTTTGAACCGGGCAACGAGTGCTCTCTACGCTGTTGGGTCCGTTATAAAACCGCTTTATGCGATCGCCTATCTTGAAACAGGTGAAGATGACCTCACCATAGATTGTCACGGTTACTACGAATACAGAACCTCAAGTGGCAAGATTGCTGGGGTGTACAAAGATTGGTACGCACCGGGTCACGGAACGACCGATCTTCGAAAGGCGCTACGCGTCTCTTGCAACGTTTTCTTCTACGAGCTCGCCCTGAGACTGGGCATCAACGAAATGAAGGCCTGGGCGGACAAATTCAAAATTTCTTCTATCACCAATATAGATCTGCCCGGTGAGGTTGAGGGACTGTTCCCTGATCCGGCATGGAAACAAAGAAGGTACGGAGAGATCTGGTATCCCGGAGACACGATCCTTTGCGGTATAGGTCAGGGTTTCATAACTCTGACACCTTTACAGATTCTCAATTTCTTCAACACAGTAGCGAACAGGGGAACGTGCTACACGCCGCACGTGCTGCTTGGAACTTTCGATCCGAACACCAAAGTGATGGAAAAGGTCGAATCTATGGTATCCTACACGGTCGATGTGAAACCCAAAACCTGGGATTTTCTCGTGAAAGCCCTGGTCGAAGTTGTCTCGTACAAAGATGGTCCCGCCGATGAGGGTACGGCGTACCAAGCGTTCAAGGGCGCAAGGTTTGAGGTGGCCGGTAAGACGGGAACGGCTGAGATGGGGAAAGCGGGTGAAAAACCGCATTCCTGGTTCGCCGGCTTCAGTCCCGTCAACAAACCACAGGTGGTTGTGACTGTTCTTTTGGAAAACGCGGGTACTGGCAGTGAGGCTGCGGCGCCAATGGCAAGAAAGATTCTTGAACGTTACTGGGAGCTGAGAGAATGA
- a CDS encoding TIGR03960 family B12-binding radical SAM protein: protein MILKMLHGILDRIEKPSRYIGGEYNQTIKDPSSVKLRVGLLFPDVYEVGMSNLGLAIIYDVLNDMQDVWAERIFMPWIDMMNMMRDRNLPLFTIESKTAVKDLDMLGVSLQHELIYTNVLHALDLAKIPLLAEHRADTDPIVIAGGPCTVNPEPIAPVFDAMVVGDGEGIAREIAQVLIETKGMRRHERLKALSKIEGVYVPSFYDGSTPPKPLSRDVPERVKRRIEPILVKKLTKRIVPHMQLVHDRISVEIMRGCTRGCRFCQAGFIYRPVREKPSAEVLDEILNALTCTGYEEVGLLSLSSADHTAISSMVEELKKVSDTKTISVSIPSTRLDAFGVMLANNVGGARRTGLTFAPEAGTQRLRNVINKNVSEEDFVRALQLARNNGWRRVKLYFMVGLPTETDEDLRGIVSMSKVAKQIGFDLVTLSVAMFIPKPHTPFQFAEQKGPEYFEHARRILLQAKRFAKIDFHDPKMSLIEGILSRGDRKTFSAVLSVYELGACFDSWQNLFDYQKWSKALETIGMDVEQQLRARTLDEPLAWDHIDIGVDRAYLAKEFEKALRGETTLDCRSVCQACGVCNSTVRNVLEKDVVQTS, encoded by the coding sequence ATGATCTTGAAGATGCTTCATGGAATACTGGATCGCATCGAGAAGCCTTCGAGGTACATCGGCGGTGAGTACAATCAAACCATCAAGGATCCTTCGAGTGTGAAGCTGAGAGTGGGACTTCTGTTCCCAGACGTTTACGAGGTAGGGATGTCGAACCTCGGTCTGGCAATCATCTACGATGTCCTCAACGATATGCAGGATGTATGGGCTGAGCGTATTTTCATGCCGTGGATCGACATGATGAACATGATGAGAGATAGAAACCTTCCCCTGTTCACCATAGAATCGAAAACGGCCGTGAAAGATCTCGACATGCTGGGTGTCTCTCTGCAGCACGAACTGATTTACACAAACGTGTTGCATGCCCTGGATCTGGCTAAGATACCCCTTCTGGCCGAGCACAGGGCGGATACAGACCCCATCGTGATCGCCGGTGGACCGTGCACCGTGAACCCTGAACCCATCGCACCGGTCTTCGACGCGATGGTGGTCGGAGACGGAGAGGGCATTGCAAGGGAAATCGCACAGGTCCTAATAGAGACCAAGGGCATGAGACGTCATGAAAGGCTCAAGGCCCTCTCAAAGATCGAAGGTGTCTATGTGCCTTCGTTCTACGATGGTTCCACACCGCCCAAACCACTCTCGCGAGACGTGCCAGAGAGGGTGAAGAGGAGGATCGAACCCATCCTCGTTAAGAAGTTGACCAAACGCATCGTACCGCACATGCAGCTCGTGCACGACAGAATATCCGTCGAGATCATGAGGGGTTGCACGCGTGGATGCAGGTTCTGCCAAGCCGGTTTTATCTACAGACCCGTCAGGGAAAAACCTTCGGCCGAGGTCCTCGATGAGATTTTGAACGCCCTCACGTGCACGGGATACGAGGAGGTTGGGCTGCTTTCGCTCTCGAGTGCCGATCACACTGCCATCTCGTCGATGGTCGAGGAGCTGAAGAAGGTTTCCGACACCAAAACGATCTCCGTTTCGATACCTTCCACACGCTTGGACGCCTTCGGTGTGATGCTGGCGAACAACGTTGGAGGTGCCAGAAGAACGGGTTTGACTTTTGCACCCGAAGCGGGTACCCAGAGATTGAGAAACGTGATCAACAAGAACGTCTCGGAGGAAGATTTCGTCAGAGCGCTGCAGCTTGCCAGAAACAACGGATGGCGCAGGGTGAAGCTCTACTTCATGGTTGGGTTGCCAACGGAAACGGACGAGGATCTCAGAGGCATAGTATCGATGAGTAAGGTTGCAAAACAGATCGGTTTCGACCTCGTCACCCTGTCCGTGGCGATGTTCATCCCAAAACCCCACACGCCGTTCCAATTCGCGGAGCAGAAAGGTCCGGAGTACTTCGAACACGCAAGAAGAATTTTACTGCAAGCAAAGAGATTTGCGAAGATCGATTTTCACGATCCGAAGATGAGTTTGATCGAGGGGATCCTCTCACGAGGTGATAGGAAGACGTTCTCGGCCGTCTTGAGCGTGTACGAGTTAGGGGCATGTTTCGACAGTTGGCAAAACCTGTTCGACTATCAGAAATGGTCGAAGGCGTTAGAAACAATTGGGATGGACGTGGAGCAACAGCTGAGGGCAAGAACGCTCGATGAGCCTTTAGCCTGGGACCACATCGACATTGGAGTGGATAGAGCCTACCTCGCGAAAGAGTTCGAGAAGGCTCTTCGGGGCGAAACAACGTTAGACTGTAGGTCAGTCTGTCAGGCTTGTGGAGTTTGCAATTCCACGGTGAGGAACGTTTTGGAGAAAGATGTTGTTCAGACTTCTTGA
- a CDS encoding CPBP family intramembrane glutamic endopeptidase, translated as MFRLLEATIIVVGFFTVQNLCRFFKPKLRLVGLSVAQVCYAVFVYLRNPIFDFSPHLKGFLPFALLFILTIFLGRFLGAAAASVQLRPTVINFLTLGLLLPVSEELLFRGTLLALFPNAFFNGILFSVFHLFNVVSKFESFSFYNLIYRFAVGFVFANSTLATKSLFSAVFCHVINNCLGILLPWFEHETKKRRHDRGGEKQKQ; from the coding sequence TTGTTCAGACTTCTTGAAGCTACCATCATCGTTGTGGGATTCTTCACCGTTCAAAATCTGTGCAGATTCTTCAAACCAAAGTTGAGACTCGTGGGGCTTTCTGTCGCACAGGTGTGCTATGCGGTCTTCGTCTATCTTAGAAACCCGATCTTCGATTTTTCACCGCATCTGAAAGGGTTTCTGCCTTTCGCGTTGCTTTTCATACTGACCATATTTCTGGGAAGATTCCTTGGAGCAGCGGCAGCCAGTGTACAGCTCAGGCCCACAGTTATCAACTTTCTAACGCTGGGTTTGTTACTGCCAGTCTCAGAGGAACTTCTGTTCAGGGGAACTTTGCTCGCTCTTTTCCCGAACGCGTTCTTCAACGGAATTCTGTTTTCTGTGTTTCATCTGTTCAACGTGGTTTCGAAGTTCGAGTCTTTTTCTTTCTACAATCTGATCTACAGGTTTGCCGTGGGTTTCGTTTTCGCCAACTCCACACTCGCGACGAAGAGTTTGTTCTCTGCGGTGTTTTGCCATGTGATCAACAACTGCTTGGGGATCCTACTTCCTTGGTTTGAACATGAAACCAAAAAACGCCGACATGACCGTGGCGGTGAAAAACAGAAGCAATGA
- a CDS encoding ABC transporter ATP-binding protein, with translation MQTNDVVLRIENLRKLFPAERKIFGKVNLFVHAVDDISFEIRRKESLALVGESGCGKTTTGRVLVGLEEPTSGRIVVEQEDVTPLLYEDESAAKRYVRETYVKRFSSMSDEQLKSLTGIDAMYAQRFMDLGRNEAKFVDELLQNRRERVWQMRRRIQMIFQDPYESLNPRMTIFDIVAEPLNIHGVGNLKEREEMVAKMLADVGLTPPETFMFRFPHELSGGQRQRVAIARALILNPSFVVADEPTSMLDVSIRTGVMKLMMRLAEEHDMSYLYITHDLAVARYMSNDIAVMYLGKIVERGPTEEVLKNPLHPYTQALLAAVPIPDPEMKRGEPNIKGSVPRPINPPPRCRFFDRCPYAVKFCEVNDHPPLREVAPKHFVACYVVSGEAS, from the coding sequence ATGCAGACTAACGATGTGGTGTTGAGGATAGAGAATCTTCGAAAGTTGTTCCCTGCGGAGCGCAAGATCTTTGGAAAGGTGAACCTCTTTGTTCATGCCGTTGACGACATAAGCTTCGAAATACGCAGGAAAGAATCCCTCGCCCTGGTGGGGGAATCCGGTTGTGGAAAGACTACCACAGGAAGGGTGCTGGTCGGTCTTGAAGAACCGACGTCCGGGAGAATCGTGGTCGAACAGGAAGATGTGACACCACTCTTGTACGAGGACGAATCGGCCGCGAAGAGGTACGTGCGCGAGACTTACGTGAAGAGATTCTCGAGTATGAGCGACGAGCAACTGAAATCGCTCACAGGAATCGATGCCATGTATGCGCAGAGATTCATGGACCTCGGCAGGAACGAAGCGAAATTCGTCGACGAACTCCTCCAGAACCGACGTGAACGTGTCTGGCAAATGAGACGCAGGATCCAAATGATCTTCCAGGATCCGTACGAGTCGTTGAACCCGCGTATGACCATATTTGACATCGTCGCCGAACCTTTGAACATACACGGCGTGGGGAATCTGAAAGAGAGAGAAGAGATGGTGGCGAAAATGCTTGCTGACGTCGGGTTGACGCCACCTGAGACCTTTATGTTTCGTTTCCCGCACGAGCTGTCAGGTGGCCAGAGACAGCGTGTGGCGATAGCCAGAGCGCTCATATTGAATCCTTCCTTTGTGGTTGCCGACGAACCGACATCGATGCTCGATGTCTCAATAAGAACAGGAGTCATGAAACTCATGATGAGACTCGCCGAGGAACACGATATGAGTTATCTTTACATCACTCACGATCTCGCGGTTGCCAGGTACATGAGCAACGATATTGCGGTCATGTATCTGGGAAAGATCGTCGAGAGGGGACCAACCGAGGAGGTGCTGAAGAACCCATTGCACCCGTACACCCAGGCGTTGCTCGCCGCCGTGCCGATACCGGATCCTGAGATGAAAAGGGGTGAACCAAACATAAAAGGTAGTGTCCCGAGGCCCATCAATCCACCGCCTCGGTGCAGGTTCTTCGACAGGTGTCCCTACGCGGTCAAGTTCTGCGAGGTTAACGACCATCCTCCTCTGAGAGAGGTCGCTCCGAAACATTTCGTGGCCTGCTATGTTGTCTCCGGTGAAGCGAGTTGA
- a CDS encoding ABC transporter ATP-binding protein: MQVLLSVRDLRMYYKTKMGYVKAVDGISFDLDQGESLGIVGESGCGKTSISMTILRLLPDNAEFKGGSVLFDMGNGPVDLVKLPESEMRKYRWRGISMIFQAAMNSLNPVYKVGDQIIEAIQNHFPDMPLDKAREKVAELFTLVGLDPSRMDQYPHQYSGGMKQRAVIAMALACDPKVIIADEPTTALDVIVQDRILKEIRKIQKKLNMAMIYISHDIAVIAEVSDKIAVMYAGKFVELADAVTIFKRPMHPYTYGLMHAFPSTVGEKTELVTIPGEPPNLLNPPKGCRFAPRCPKADSLCEDVEPEYREVEKNHFVACHHPVQPKEVVRFYAD; the protein is encoded by the coding sequence ATGCAGGTGCTTCTGTCGGTGCGAGATCTGAGAATGTATTACAAGACAAAGATGGGCTATGTAAAGGCGGTGGATGGTATAAGCTTCGATCTGGATCAGGGGGAGAGCTTGGGCATAGTCGGTGAATCTGGCTGCGGAAAAACTTCTATATCTATGACGATACTCAGACTGCTTCCCGACAACGCCGAGTTCAAAGGCGGTAGCGTGCTGTTCGATATGGGCAACGGGCCTGTGGATCTGGTGAAGTTGCCCGAATCGGAGATGAGAAAGTACAGATGGCGTGGTATCTCGATGATATTCCAGGCCGCCATGAACTCGTTGAACCCCGTTTACAAGGTGGGCGATCAAATCATCGAAGCCATTCAGAACCATTTCCCCGACATGCCCTTGGACAAAGCCAGAGAGAAGGTTGCAGAGCTGTTCACCCTCGTTGGTCTCGATCCGTCGCGCATGGATCAGTACCCACACCAGTACAGCGGAGGTATGAAACAAAGAGCAGTCATCGCAATGGCTCTTGCGTGCGATCCAAAAGTCATAATAGCGGATGAACCAACGACGGCCCTCGATGTCATCGTTCAGGACAGGATCTTGAAAGAGATAAGGAAGATCCAAAAGAAGCTGAACATGGCGATGATATACATATCCCACGATATCGCTGTGATTGCGGAGGTGAGCGACAAGATAGCGGTGATGTACGCTGGCAAGTTCGTCGAACTGGCCGACGCTGTGACGATCTTCAAACGTCCCATGCACCCCTACACGTACGGGCTGATGCATGCTTTCCCCAGCACCGTCGGTGAGAAGACAGAACTGGTGACGATACCGGGTGAGCCACCAAACCTGTTGAACCCACCGAAAGGTTGCCGTTTTGCTCCACGATGTCCCAAAGCAGATTCCCTTTGCGAGGATGTGGAGCCTGAGTACCGCGAGGTGGAGAAGAACCACTTCGTGGCGTGTCATCATCCTGTTCAGCCCAAAGAGGTGGTGCGTTTTTATGCAGACTAA
- a CDS encoding ABC transporter permease → MVVAEPLWKIRLKLWVRSFRTGWELFKEKKLALFGLGVIIFFAIFGLLYPLYPVIMKNLFWKDDPFGYQTFMPYDPIIGFDPDIVSHPSPPSLRHPLGTDPLGRDILSMIMYSTPREFVLGITAALITVIIGTIIGASAAYYGGVIDTFFMRLADIVMLFPSLALLMVLSAFIELTLFRLALIMGVLAGFGSITLVLKAQALTVKVRPFIDAAKSTGASDAYIIFRHIIPNILPLSFLYMMFNVTGAIFTEAVLSFLGLANIRMSWGVIIQMAESSGYLMGASIGMYWWLWLPAGVCITLLCSSFYFLGRGLEEIVNPRLRKR, encoded by the coding sequence ATGGTCGTTGCTGAACCACTATGGAAAATCAGACTGAAGCTTTGGGTCAGATCGTTCAGGACCGGCTGGGAGCTGTTCAAAGAGAAGAAGCTCGCCCTGTTCGGCCTAGGTGTGATCATATTCTTCGCCATCTTCGGCCTGTTGTATCCCCTTTATCCCGTAATAATGAAAAATCTGTTCTGGAAAGATGATCCCTTCGGTTATCAGACCTTCATGCCATACGATCCGATCATAGGTTTCGATCCAGACATAGTGAGTCATCCATCTCCTCCTTCTTTGAGACATCCACTGGGAACCGATCCGCTCGGTAGGGACATCTTATCGATGATCATGTACAGTACACCGAGGGAGTTCGTGCTGGGTATCACTGCGGCGCTCATCACCGTGATCATAGGCACGATCATAGGTGCCAGTGCGGCGTACTACGGTGGCGTTATAGATACGTTCTTCATGAGGCTTGCGGACATCGTCATGCTGTTCCCGAGTCTGGCTTTGCTGATGGTGCTGAGTGCCTTCATAGAGCTGACGTTGTTCAGGCTTGCACTAATAATGGGGGTTTTGGCGGGATTCGGTTCCATAACGCTCGTTCTCAAAGCTCAGGCGTTGACCGTGAAGGTGAGACCTTTCATAGACGCAGCGAAGTCGACTGGTGCGAGCGATGCTTACATCATATTCAGACACATCATACCGAACATCTTGCCCCTCTCTTTTCTGTACATGATGTTCAACGTCACCGGTGCCATTTTCACCGAAGCGGTGCTCTCCTTCCTTGGGTTGGCCAACATACGCATGAGCTGGGGTGTGATCATCCAGATGGCAGAATCCTCCGGATACCTCATGGGCGCCAGCATTGGAATGTACTGGTGGCTTTGGTTACCTGCTGGTGTCTGCATCACACTGCTGTGCTCTTCTTTCTATTTCCTTGGACGCGGACTTGAAGAGATCGTCAATCCAAGATTGCGAAAGAGGTGA